The nucleotide sequence CCCTGGGCGTTAGCGGCGTCAAGAATCAGCAGAGGGAATTTGCCGTTGCCGGCAATCAGACCTAGTTTGGGGCGAGTGGACACTCTATGGTTAGCTCCAAGCTCTCAGCTCAAAGGAGTGAGGACAATTAGAATACATTCTACGAAATGAGTTCGCGAGATGCTTGTACACTTTCTCTACCCTTCAGATCCAGTCGAGCCAAGACAACCCGATGAACCATTCAAAGAGCAGATCGGCGAGCTGCGCAAATTGGGTTCTGCCGTATCACTTGTCTCGTTAGAAGAACTCGCAGAAGGAAACGGTAAGGTTCGAGGTGCATTACCCAGCGATGCAACGGTGGTATACCGTGGCTGGATGCTTACGCCATCGGAGTATGAGAAGCTCTTTTCGTTTATCCGCTCTTGCCAGGCAAATCCGATCACTTCTTTGGAAACTTATCTTGCGTGCCACTATCTTCCCAACTGGTACCCGCTTGTTGCTGAGTTCACAGCCGAAACCAAAATTTTCGCTGTCGACGCCGATCTCGCCCACGAGCTAAAAGCTCTCGACTGGGAAAAGTTTTTCATTAAGGACTATGTCAAATCGCTGAAGACCTCGGTTGGCGCAGTTGTTTCCAAGCCGGAAGAGATCACCGTGGTTCTTGCCGAAATGCAAAAGTATCGCGGCATTATCGAGGGAGGAGTTTGCGTTCGCCGCTTTGAAAACTTTGTTCCAGAGTCGGAGAGGCGCTATTTCGTTATTAATGGCAAACCGTATGCCGCCTCAGGGCCTGTCCCTGAACTGGTTGTTGAATGCGCCCGCCGTATCCAAAGCCCGTTTTTCTCAATTGATGTTGCTCTTAGGGCCGACGGCGTACTTCGCGTTGTTGAGCTCGGAGATGGTCAGGTCTCGGATCTAGTAGGCTGGGAAGCCAGACGTTTTGCTGAGATCTGGGCAGAGACGTAGCAAGCTACGTCTCTACTATGGAGCCTGGAGTTGCTACTTAATCGTTCCTCGCTCTGAAGTCTCGATAAAGCGCAGCAGCATGGCCACGTCTTCTCCCTGCTTGCCTTCAGCGCGAAGTTTCTCCAGTGCTTGTGAAGTATTGAGTTTGGAATTGAGCAGCACGCGATAGGCGCGTTGGATTTGGACGATGCGTTCTTTGCTGAAGCCACGGCGCTCCAGGCCGATGGAATTTACGCCGTAGGCCTTGGCTTCACGCGCGGCTGAGGTTTTGGAAAAGGGCAGAACGTCACGGGTGATGATGGTCCCGCCGCCGATGTAGGCGTGCGCGCCCACGCGCGTGAACTGATGCACCGCCGAAAATGCGCCTACCGTGGCGTAGTCTTCTATCGTTGCGTGTCCAGCCAGCGTGGCGGCGTTGGCCATGATCACGTGGTCGCCGACCACACAATCGTGCGCAACATGGCAGTAGGCCATAAACAGGCAATGGCTGCCCAGACGTGTCACACCGCCGCCGCCCACAGTTCCACGGTTCATGGTCACATATTCGCGGATGACGTTGTGATCGCCGATCTCCAGCCGCGTTTTTTCGCCTTTGTATTTCAGGTCCTGGGGTTCGAAGCCGATGGAGGCAAACGGGAAGATGCGGTTGTGCGCGCCGATCTTGCTGGGGCCGTGCACCGTGACATGCGAGATGAGTTCGCAATCCTCTCCCAGCTCCACATCAGGTCCGATCACGCAGAACGGGCCAATGCGGCATGAGGCCGGGACCTTCGCGCTGCGATCAATAATTGCACTGGGATGAATCTGCGCAGCTCGCTCTTCTCTTACTGCGCTGGGAGAAGAACGGCTCATTGACCCTCGGAAGCCGGCTTATCCACAACCTGGCAGGTGAGCACGGCCTCGCAGGCGCGCTTGTCGCCTACGTAGGCGCCACAACTGATCTTGCCTGCGGTCCGGCGGAAGGCCAGAACATCTACCTCGATGCGCAACTGGTCGCCGGGCGTGACCGGCTTGCGGAATTTGGCGCGCTCGATTCCGGTGAAGACCATGATCTTGTTTGCGCGGTCTTCAATTTCGGTGAGCAACAGCAGGGCGCCGGCCTGGGCCATAGCCTCG is from Terriglobales bacterium and encodes:
- a CDS encoding ATP-grasp domain-containing protein yields the protein MLVHFLYPSDPVEPRQPDEPFKEQIGELRKLGSAVSLVSLEELAEGNGKVRGALPSDATVVYRGWMLTPSEYEKLFSFIRSCQANPITSLETYLACHYLPNWYPLVAEFTAETKIFAVDADLAHELKALDWEKFFIKDYVKSLKTSVGAVVSKPEEITVVLAEMQKYRGIIEGGVCVRRFENFVPESERRYFVINGKPYAASGPVPELVVECARRIQSPFFSIDVALRADGVLRVVELGDGQVSDLVGWEARRFAEIWAET
- the lpxA gene encoding acyl-ACP--UDP-N-acetylglucosamine O-acyltransferase — translated: MSRSSPSAVREERAAQIHPSAIIDRSAKVPASCRIGPFCVIGPDVELGEDCELISHVTVHGPSKIGAHNRIFPFASIGFEPQDLKYKGEKTRLEIGDHNVIREYVTMNRGTVGGGGVTRLGSHCLFMAYCHVAHDCVVGDHVIMANAATLAGHATIEDYATVGAFSAVHQFTRVGAHAYIGGGTIITRDVLPFSKTSAAREAKAYGVNSIGLERRGFSKERIVQIQRAYRVLLNSKLNTSQALEKLRAEGKQGEDVAMLLRFIETSERGTIK
- the fabZ gene encoding 3-hydroxyacyl-ACP dehydratase FabZ, which codes for MDETPNSIATAEAASTEAASSEAPAPITLDILQIMQIIPHRYPFLLLDRIIELRRRERIVAIKNVTINEPFFQGHFPGYPIMPGVLVIEAMAQAGALLLLTEIEDRANKIMVFTGIERAKFRKPVTPGDQLRIEVDVLAFRRTAGKISCGAYVGDKRACEAVLTCQVVDKPASEGQ